The stretch of DNA GCCAGCAACCTGCCCGGCATCGAGGCAGCGCTGAAGAAGGCCGGCGCCAAGGCCGTGCGCATCGCCGAGATGGGCCAGGGCCAGAAGCAGAGCCGCATGGTCGCCTGGAGCTTCCAGGACACCACCGCTCGCCAGGCCTGGCACGCCCTGCGTAAATCGCAGGCATGAAAAAACCGCGCCCGGGCAAGCCGGGCGCGGTTTCGTCAATGCGTCAACGGATTACTTGTTGACTGCGTCGGTCAGGCCTTTGGCCGGAACGAACTTGACGACTTTCTTGGCAGCGATTTCGATGGCAGCGCCAGTCGAAGGGTTGCGGCCGGTACGGGCAGGACGCTCGGAGACTTTCAGCTTGCCGATGCCTGGCAGGGTGATTTCAG from Pseudomonas putida encodes:
- a CDS encoding HU family DNA-binding protein — protein: MALTKDQLIADIAEAIDAPKTTARNALEQLGQIVADQLENGAEITLPGIGKLKVSERPARTGRNPSTGAAIEIAAKKVVKFVPAKGLTDAVNK